GGGTGCACGTAGAAGGATAGAGTCATAGAACATGGATAAAATGCGACGAAGAAATGGATTTTGAAGCTACACAGTGTGGTCATAATGCGTGTTGATTGACAATCGTTCGTGTGTTGTTGAATTACGGAGGAGTTTGGGATCGTAACAAGTCGTTCAAACGATTCCATCGTTCGAAACTAGCGCCTACTCCCTCTCGTCTTGACCGCCTTTCGTCGGACTCGAAATAACCTCTGCGAGTCTCTCTAGCTGCCCATCACCCTGAGCATCCTTACCACCCACCACATCTCGGATCAAATGCATCGTGTTCTCCAGACTTCTCCTTCGCGTACTCGGGCTAGTCTTGGTAGTACCCAAAGATGTACGACGGCCATGGCCCGGTCGCCAAGCAGTGAGTGGCGGACCTCCAACGGAGGGGCTGGTGGGAGTGCCAGGAGAACCGGGAGAGCCGGAAATAATAGCGCTGGAGATAGGGGTTCCGGGAGTACCAATGATTGGGGAGTCGTGAAGAATTTCGCTGGTGGTCTCTTTAGGGGTGGCGGGCATGATAGGAGAGGCAGATGGCGATGCAGGCTTGTCCTCGTCAGGCTATAGACACATTAGCAAGGCTTAATGGCAGAAAATACGAAACACTGACGTCGATGATATCAGGAGGGAGCCTTTCATTCTCGATATCGCTTTTTCTAGCATCCTCAAAGCCCTGGATTGTTTCTTTAATACCTTCAGCACCACTGGCAAGCATGCCAGCGGGTAAAGCGTTTGAGCCAGCGATACTCTTAAGCTCAGACACCCTTTCAGACTCTTCACGCAGCAGGGAGAATACTCGAGACATGCGACCAACAGCAAGaattttgtttttgatgATTTGTCGTCTTTCCGCTGCAGATTCGGCATCGGTAGTCTCAAGAGCACCAAGAGGAaactcttcgtcctcttcttcaagctcttccttGGTGCAACAGTTGAGAATTGCAATGAGCATGTCCGTGACTACCGATTGTCAGCTCGGATCGCACCATACGCATAGTATCTTACTCTTCTCGCCGACGAAAGGCAAACTCCAGGTGAACACGTCCATAAAGTTAGGCAGCCAGTAAGGATGGGGCGTGCAATTGAATTGTCGGATGCTAGAAGTACATAAGTACACTACTTTGTACATATATAATAAAACTCACTTCATAACGTTTGACTCGTACTTCAACACAGCGGCCTTGTTAGAGTACACGTCAAGGTAGTTGGGTGCTGAAAAAATGGTCATGACGGAAGGGAAGCCAGTGGTCTTGGTTTTGCGATACATTCGATAACTTGTTCACTCGTCAGCATGTTTCCTCAATTTATCAATTTAAGGCGATGAACACCCACCCAGCATCTTGAGCCTCGTGAGCTCGAATAATAGAAAGCAGGTTATTCCTCTCCAAGAACTGACATGCAGCATTATAGGTGAAGAAATAACTGCAACCTCGGACGTGGTTGTGCAAGAAGTTGTCGTTGGTCTTTTCTGAGCCGAAGTCTTCTAAAGGATCAGCCCAAAGGATATCACACATGAGACCTTGAGTGGGAGGCTCTCGGAACCGATTGATCTGGCATTTCATCAGTCGTACATTCTTCGACTAAAATAGGAAACGTACAGATCGCAGATCATCCAGCGTGTGAAGCTCTGGCGACAAGCCACCATGGATGCACAGAAATTGTTTGTTCATAACTGCTGCCAACGGCAAGTTGCAGAAACTCTCCATGCAAGCATTGTAAACAGTCTCTGAGTACTTGTGCTTGCCTAAGATGTCATTAGTTACAATCGTTTGGTGCACCAATTCAACTTACATTCGAGTTTAAAGGTGAAATAGTCGGTCAAGTGTCGGCACTCGTGGTTACCTCTCAATAAGAAAAGAGTATCCGGATACCACATTTTGAGAGACCACAAATAAAGCACACACTACAAGAAACTTGTCAACCTAGATTACGATAAAACCGAATAAACATACCTCAATGGAAAAGTATCCTCGATCAACGTAGTCCCCCAGGAAAAGATAACGGGTATCAGCCGGGTTTCCGCCAACCTCGAAGAGCTTCATCAAATCGTACTACCCTAGATTCAGCAATTAATCACTAAAAAAGTAACCAGAGTACGCACATATTGACCGTGAATATCACCGCACACTATATACCATCAGTGATACGCATGAGTCACGAGTCTATTCGCAACTTACCAGTGATGGGCGCGTCAACTTCCAGCAAGTTTGGTTCTGATCTCAAAAgctctccacctctgtgCCGCACGTAAGTTTCTGCCCCATGACCCGCTATGTCCAGGACCTGCTGAAAGTGGAACATAGACTAACTTTTCAAGGATATACAAAGCTTGCTCCTCAGTCAATCTCCCTTCTCGATAAAAGTGGTTCTTTAGGAATGCAATATCGGGCTTGGTTTTATCCACCTTAGAAAAGAATTGGTCGTCTGTCGGAACGTACATCGCTGGGGCTTGAACCTATGACCAACGAGTATGCTGTCAGCAGACATACTTTCAATATGCTTGGTATATAGACTGTATATTTTTCCAGGAGCCTAGCTAGTTTCATTCCAGCGTTCGCGGACGGTATAGAGGCTCTCGCCCGCGATTTTGAATGATGAACTTCTACCGTGGCACACGCCACCGCCCCTTCACAGCTTTATCGTCCCACCATACTTACATCTTTGATGACCCTCTCAGTGGTGCTAACGACTTCGCCGTTCTCAAGCTGGTGCTGGGTGAAGTCTATCTCCGGGATGACAAGGTTTGAGCGGTTGTTGATGGCCGCAATGACATTAGCTGTCTGAGTGGCTGGGGAAGCCATGGCGGAAGTTGACTGATTGGTGGTAGGGGCGGGCGGTGGCGAAAACGCAGGGGTCCGGATGGTTGGGTCAGATGGGCGGGCAAgggctggaaggaagaggtggtcCAATCAACTGGcagggatgaggaaggaagaaaacgTAACGAGAAGCTGAGTACAcgcagaggatggaggataTCCATTGTATCATCGTCTACTGCCTCCACCGTGCCCGACGCCGCGCCACCCCACTTATCCCCGACATTCCCCGTCTATGACTTGTGGACCAATTCACAACATATCCATACTTGTTTTGCTGCACTAACATAGATTTGCACACAACAATGCCGACTGTGGAGGACTATTTCGACGACGACACCGACCTTCCCctgccctcttcctctagATCCGCTCTTCCCAACACAGGCACCCGCGGAGCGCTTCTCGAAGAGATCACAtccgatgatgaaggagacaTGGACTTTAGCAAGCTCGCAGAGCAGGGACGGGGAATATTCGGAGAGAATTCCAAGGCGCCAGAACCTTCAGCTCCAAGCTTTAGTGCGAGCGATAAGGGAAAGCTCGCTGTCAGAGATGAGGACCAAGATGTAGCGAGTGGAGGGCCGGCAATCAATCCTAATATGCCGATGGGAGGATTTATGGGTGATATGATGAAGCTTCAGGccgcagaagaagagagactggagagattgagaggaAAGTTTGGGAATGTGAACATTGCAGCCGACCCCAGTGTTTACAAGGAGTAAGTCGTGCTGTAATCAATTATCTGCAAAGCAAGAGCTCATGGGAGCAGCTGGAATGTCGTCTATCCGTTATATTTTGATGCCAAGGTCTCAATCAACTCTGGTCGACGCGTTCCCAGAACATCAGCTGTTTGGTGGCCGATAGCGACTCAGATTGTCGAAGCTTGTAAATCCTTTGGCCTTCCTAGTGTCCTCGAAGTGAGTCATGCCAGCTCTTGCGACGTGTAGGGAGAGGCTAATCCCAAGAGTAGCCCGATAGATGTCATCCCGCAGATTGGGGAAATCCGGGTCGTGTCAAAGTGCAATTGGCAAAAGACGGCCGATTCATCAACCCCATTATCAAGAACCGTACCCAACTTTACAAACATATTTCAGATCAAATCTGTCAACAAAATCCTTCACTTGTTTTTGATCCTGCTGCTACTGCCTCCCGACGTCCGCAGcctttctcctccgcctcgaCCGACAAGCCGACAAAAAAGAGCAAGACCAAGACGAAACTACCTTCAAAAGCTCCTCGACCAATCGTCAAACTTCCTACTCGACCTCCGCTTCCACCTGTACCTGTCCCCAATCTTGACGATCGGCTGCCATTCAACTCACCTCTCATTCCGATGGGAGTCATCATTGCGGCGATCAAGCGAGAAAAGgccgaagaaaaagaaaagaagaaaattgGTGGTGGCGAGGGTGCTGGAGAGGCCAAGGTTCccaagatgaagaagattgtcgTTAGGGGCAAGAGATAAACTGCGGCATGTCAGTGCTGCTGGTTTTTTCATGAAGAGCATTGGATGCATTTGTGTAACATCAAGGATACCTCATGTGCAGCTGGTGCTCGGTCTGTTTATCAATTAAAGTCCAACACACGGCCTATCTCCGTGGCCATTCACTACCACAACAtcccattcttctgtaAGGAGAAACATGTATCATCAATGTAACGATGCAAACCATGTTGCTCGgttttgctgctgctgcttctgtTCTTACAGCTTACAGAAGTCACCGAATGGGTAGATTTGCACGTTGCGCATCTTGCCTCAGCATGACCGACTTTCCCTTGCTCCATCGAGTCATATATAATAAAAACAGGTTGTTATTCCTCCTTTCGCGCCCACCCCAGTAGGATTCGCCCAATAATACAGCAGTCATCCACTATTATGCATGGAAGAGTACTTGCATGGTTATTCACCCGCGGCAACAGCAGTTTGCTCTGTAGATACACTTGTACCATGTTATTCGTTTAGAGATGTGCAATGTTCTTCTGCATCCCGCCCTTTCTCTGTTCTTCCTATACGTACAAAAACGTTCGTATTTAAAGACTATGAAATCGAACGTATAGCCTCAACCGAGTGAGGAAAAACAACGACCTGTTTCTTTCGATTTGAATTTGATGGACAGGATAAATCAAAAGtaggaaaagaaaaaaaaagcaaaatgGAAATAACGTATCTAATTAACTTGCTATAAATAAACCCTTTACAATCTATCACCATCTACCCATACAACCCAAACCACTTTCCACTTTACTCGTcccgcttcctcttccctaaAGCGGCCAAAGCAGCCTGAAGAGCATCCTGTCCTTGTGTGTCGTGGCCGGCACCGATGACACCAGCAAGAGCTGCAGCACCAGGGTTTGATCCATTAAGAACGATGGCTTTGAGTAATCGGTTCTCGTTTTGGAGAGAGCTGTTTTCGGCAGTAAGAGAGGCGACCTGGGCTTCGAGTTCCTCTGCAAGATTTTCCATTTAGCAACCAATACTTCCAAAAAAAATGTCACATACTAGCCCGTCGCTCAAGGGCTTGCTCGcgctccttcttcttggctcGGAAACGAGCAGATGCTTCGGTGTTTCTTCGTCGCTTGCTGTTAAACGATCAATATTAGTTGATTGACTTGATCAAGTACAGAACAGAATAACGcactcttcctcaatgtcGTTAGGGTTTGCGCCCATCTGCTTTAACTTTTTAGCACCTGACGGCTTGTCATCGATAGGAGAGTCTTCGTGAGCACTGATGGTGCTCGCACTGGGCACGACATCCTGGGTAGTCACAGATGTTGAAGGCACAATGGTGTTCTGGTGGTGCGCATTAGAAGCAGGGTTGGTGTAGGGGGCGGGAAGAGGCATGAGATAGTTGCTTATCGTTTGGGCAGCGGTCTGTTGTTGGGCAGTGGTAGAAGAGTTGCCCATGTAGGCAGCAAGGAAAGACTCGAGTGTGGGCGTAGAATGCTTGTCGTCTTtgctggaggatgagattggtGTAGCCACGGTGGTTGGGGTAGGAGCGGGcgcagcaggagcagaCATCTGGTTTTGGGCAGCTTGTTGctgctttttctcttcatcgtgAGGGGATGGGACGCTGCCAAAGTTTCGAAAAAGCTCATCGGCGTGGAGGAAACCCCAaaaagcttcttcttgctcggGGTTCATACCTGACGAAGGGGGGCTGTTACCGGGAATGGTATTGAGGGCCTGAAGGTGTTCAGGAAGGTCGGGGAACATGGCTATTGGTGACTATGTCGCGACTGAAGCTGAGGGCTGCAACTGGTCAAAGGAATGACACTGAAGGGATGTGGATAAAGACTCGTGTATATAGGCTTTTGGAAGCCGCTGGTGCAAAGGAAGCGAAGACTTGTGGTTTATAGTGGGCTGCAAGAGAGATGCGCTGGCACAATGACAAAGAAGGTCGGGGGAAGTGTGATTTTGATGGAGAGTTGAgcaggtggaggatgtgacTCGAACGTGCGCTTCGGCGAGAGAAACGAGGGTTTAATTGTCTTTCTTGCCAGACGTTTTCGTGAGCAAAGCTCTTTTGTGAAAGTGGTGATGGGAAGGGGCAGAGATGTGAGGGGTGACTACCGAAAGGATGGGCCGATAACGAGAGCGCGTTGTCGATAACaaggtggagagatggatgtgGAGATGAATAAGACAATTTGGAATTCGAGGGGGGATGTTGGGAATACCTCCCCGGCGCTTTTTGGAATTGAGAAAAAGGGTCCAGCGTGTTTCACTTGCCCTTTTCGGTAATTGTTTGGCCGCTAACCTGGGATCTGACATGCGCCACAACCTGTTATTTGCGATATCGCCGCGCAATCGGCATCCCTTCCGTGATGCAGTGAAGGTCTTTTAAATGATGCAAGCCTAACAGCCGCATACAACGCCAGCAGGGGTGGGTGCCTAGCAACTCTTGTAGCGAAGAATATCATCAAGAGGGCACGTAGCGGAACAGTTGCGGACGTGCGTTAATTCGTCATGTCGTTATCTACTACTATACTGGTGTCGATCACAGCTGTTCAACGCTATGTAACGTTATGTACCATGCATCTTGAGACTGCCCATCTACTGCTGTCATTATGCTTATATATACGGTCCCGCAGTCATTTAACACTAAAAACAAAGCAAGAAGCTCAGCAATCCCAGTTGCCAGTGAGCCAAAGGAAACAACGGTATagcagagaaagagaagacatGGCAGTGGAGTTGTAGGTAGCAACAGCTCACTATCCTCGAACTATCTCCTTAGCTGtaccaaagaagaagatgctaggaagaggggaggagaaTCCTTCTTATCCTGCTTTGAAATGTTTACTTGCCGAATAATACTATTGTACTATATTTTAGACTTATTCCTTTGGAAGTTCTTATCCGTTAAATAGCGTGATATATTTAGTCTATTCATCGGCGCCTGAGACCTGGCTTGCGTCTAGTTTGAATCCATATGCAGACCTCCCGATGCTagatgaggaagttgtTACGCTGGCGAAGCCATATGAATGTTCGGGACCATCAATGAAAGTTAATTTGTTCTTTTGAAGATGTGCTTGTCAGGGATAATACCTTGTAATGTGGACATGCAAAGTATGACTTTTATTGTAGCACAAATAATGAAAGCAGGCTTCGTCGCTCGGCTACTAACTGTCCTCTGATGACGTTTAGTACGGTAATCGCACCGAGAACGCAATAACGGTCAATGTTTGAGATTTCCGGAAATAGAGGCAGGCTGTTATGCTGTTCAATGGAAGTGGTCAATTGGATTCAAGGAGCAAACGGGTTGTGAGGAGTGGTAGCAGCGCTAGAAACGAGAGAAGACATGTCGCCGTTCCCTTTAATAATAAGCAAATTCGGAATGACGCAACGTGGACGACTAATAGACAGCCTAACAGTGGACTATGGATTGAAGACTGTCGCTTCTATCGGCGTTAAGAAGGAAGGCCCAAATGCCGAGAGGATTTTATTCTTACCTCCTCCTTATGTCGCGTCGGCGTTATGAAAAATGCCGAAGTTGCGTTTCGTGCGTCGCTCGCGGTTTCCCGAATGGCAAGGTTTACCTGAATGAAAGCTCTCCTTAACCTTCAAGTTATACTTCTCTTACCCCTATTTCTCTCACCTTAGGACTCGGACGAGATGGTGGTGAGTTTGACTGCCGATAATGCTTGCGATACgcagagggaagagaagaatttTAGAGGGGAGTTCGACAAACAATGGCGCAAAGAAAActaggaggaggaaaataCAAGCTGCGAGAGTTTtaggaggaaggtggaggacTGAGAAGCAGCTTAGGACATTGGGAAGAGAGCTGGGTTGGCGATAGAAGCAGAGGCTGACTCTGTTTTAGCAATCTACCTTCAAGCGTTTTGTCGAGGTTGGCCGAGTTGTCCTCGTTAACGAGGGCCCTTCTGCTGGCAAGCTCGCCGTGATTGTTGAGATCATCGACCACAACAGGGTACGTAAATCACTGTTGTCCAAGGTTGTTACGCGGCTGACATTTCCTTCAGGCTCTCATTGACGGCCCCACCACCTCCGTTTCCCGTCAAGCTTTCCCCTACCGAAACCTCATCCTTACTCCTTACACCATTGCCTCTCTTCCCCGAGGTGTCGGTGCCGGTCCCCTCAAGAAGGCTATTGAGAAGGCCGGTGTTTTGGAGAAGTGGGAGCAGAGCGGATGGGCTAAGAAGTTGGCTGCCAGGCAGGTCAGGAAGGTGGGTGCCGGGTATGATTTTCCATGAACAGGCGACTAATCAAGTTTTCTACAGAACGCCACCGACTTCGACCGATTCCAAATCCAACTCGCCAAGAGGGCTCGAAGGGACGTTGTCCGCAAGGCTTAcgtcaaggagaagaaggcttcTGCTTAAACAGTAGAGCTGGATGAGGGAGGGTGTACGAGGGATGAAAACTACTTGTAGACGACGCTCAAGATGGCTATCTGCAGTGGTTTGGCATGATATTTCCGATCATTTTATTGGGACTTTTTGCTGGTGGTCAGGTTATCGGACTTGAAGGTTAAGGTGGAGAGCGTACTTGATCACCGGGTGATAGCTTCTGAGCACGATCGGCCCTTACTCATCGACAGTTAAAATGTTTTCATTGCTCCCCTTCCCTGTTAGTGACCAGGACATCCCAGTTACCTCCTCAATCGCCTTATATACGACTGTGGACATCGACTTTCGGCGTGGTGGCTGTCTTAAAACGAACTGGCAGTGCTGGTTCGCTAGAAAGCATCATTGATATTTGCAACATGTGCGGCATATGTGACTATCCTTCCAAATGATTACTAATGTTCTACCGGGCAGTCCTACCAATGTACCCGTGTCACTGTCTATTACAAGTTGATACAGTTCTATGCTCACCGCCGATTGGCAGGTTCAAAATTTCAAAAACTGATACTCTATTAATCATGAACCGCAATTTGGAATGAAGACGATCTCCTCCATGCTACTGTAGTGAAATGAACAGATCCACTCGAACTACGATGTTCTCCCCTATCACTGTCACAATTTGGCTTTTAATTTTTTATCCCATATGAGttcatccacatcttctttccacatGAAGTCATTATAGCTCCCGGACATATGAAAGACAGCTTATCCTATGCACATCTGTGCAGACATATACCCATGTACGGAGTGCATTACCTTGGTCACATATTGGCTGCGGCCAAGAAGAATACATGAATCGATTTCCTAAAGCTGTTTTTACGTAACTGCTGAAAGCTTGAGTCGCGCATGTAAGTTGGACAGTTGCGTCTATTCGTTAACAACGAAGAAGTCCAAACAATCTCAGCTTAATACTGTCCTCGAAATTAATCCTGCGCTTACTTTTATCAGCCACAATGCCTCTGCCCACCGCAGAAGATATCCAACCCATAATCCTTCAGACTCTTGAAGCATCTGGCTCCATTCCGGACTCTCGCGAACTGGCGTACAATGGTCGGCTTTTACAATCTGCTGATGAGCAGGGTGTTGTAAGGGCTGTTTTGGACAGTTTGGCAAGTAAGGAGGTGCGTACGATCAATCAATTTGGCGGAAGTAGCGGTAGCCAATGGTTTATTTAGATGGTTGAGTACAAGCAaatcaccaccaccacctaCAGCCTTActgaggagggagagggtaTCACTCAAAATGGT
This genomic window from Cryptococcus deuterogattii R265 chromosome 9, complete sequence contains:
- a CDS encoding 50S small subunit ribosomal protein L14e, with amino-acid sequence MVQSTFKRFVEVGRVVLVNEGPSAGKLAVIVEIIDHNRALIDGPTTSVSRQAFPYRNLILTPYTIASLPRGVGAGPLKKAIEKAGVLEKWEQSGWAKKLAARQVRKNATDFDRFQIQLAKRARRDVVRKAYVKEKKASA
- a CDS encoding regulatory protein Cys-3; translated protein: MFPDLPEHLQALNTIPGNSPPSSGMNPEQEEAFWGFLHADELFRNFGSVPSPHDEEKKQQQAAQNQMSAPAAPAPTPTTVATPISSSSKDDKHSTPTLESFLAAYMGNSSTTAQQQTAAQTISNYLMPLPAPYTNPASNAHHQNTIVPSTSVTTQDVVPSASTISAHEDSPIDDKPSGAKKLKQMGANPNDIEEDKRRRNTEASARFRAKKKEREQALERRAKELEAQVASLTAENSSLQNENRLLKAIVLNGSNPGAAALAGVIGAGHDTQGQDALQAALAALGKRKRDE
- a CDS encoding signal recognition particle subunit SRP19; the protein is MPTVEDYFDDDTDLPLPSSSRSALPNTGTRGALLEEITSDDEGDMDFSKLAEQGRGIFGENSKAPEPSAPSFSASDKGKLAVRDEDQDVASGGPAINPNMPMGGFMGDMMKLQAAEEERLERLRGKFGNVNIAADPSVYKDWNVVYPLYFDAKVSINSGRRVPRTSAVWWPIATQIVEACKSFGLPSVLEPDRCHPADWGNPGRVKVQLAKDGRFINPIIKNRTQLYKHISDQICQQNPSLVFDPAATASRRPQPFSSASTDKPTKKSKTKTKLPSKAPRPIVKLPTRPPLPPVPVPNLDDRLPFNSPLIPMGVIIAAIKREKAEEKEKKKIGGGEGAGEAKVPKMKKIVVRGKR
- a CDS encoding serine/threonine-protein phosphatase 2B catalytic subunit A1; the encoded protein is MASPATQTANVIAAINNRSNLVIPEIDFTQHQLENGEVVSTTERVIKDVQAPAMYVPTDDQFFSKVDKTKPDIAFLKNHFYREGRLTEEQALYILEKGGELLRSEPNLLEVDAPITVCGDIHGQYYDLMKLFEVGGNPADTRYLFLGDYVDRGYFSIECVLYLWSLKMWYPDTLFLLRGNHECRHLTDYFTFKLECKHKYSETVYNACMESFCNLPLAAVMNKQFLCIHGGLSPELHTLDDLRSINRFREPPTQGLMCDILWADPLEDFGSEKTNDNFLHNHVRGCSYFFTYNAACQFLERNNLLSIIRAHEAQDAGYRMYRKTKTTGFPSVMTIFSAPNYLDVYSNKAAVLKYESNVMNIRQFNCTPHPYWLPNFMDVFTWSLPFVGEKITDMLIAILNCCTKEELEEEDEEFPLGALETTDAESAAERRQIIKNKILAVGRMSRVFSLLREESERVSELKSIAGSNALPAGMLASGAEGIKETIQGFEDARKSDIENERLPPDIIDPDEDKPASPSASPIMPATPKETTSEILHDSPIIGTPGTPISSAIISGSPGSPGTPTSPSVGGPPLTAWRPGHGRRTSLGTTKTSPSTRRRSLENTMHLIRDVVGGKDAQGDGQLERLAEVISSPTKGGQDERE